One window of Mediterraneibacter gnavus ATCC 29149 genomic DNA carries:
- the secA gene encoding preprotein translocase subunit SecA: MGLMDKIFGTHSQHELKRIYPIVDRIEALEPEMKALSDAELKDKTREFKERLKEGETLDDILPEAYAVVREGAYRSMGMRHYRVQLIGGIILHQGRIAEMRTGEGKTLVSTLPAYLNALEEKGVHIVTVNDYLAKRDAEWMGKVHEFLGLTVGVVLNDMDNDERRAAYNCDITYVTNNELGFDYLRDNMVIYKEQLVQRGLNFAVIDEVDSVLIDEARTPLIISGQSNKSTKLYEACDILARQLERGEASGEFSKINAIMGEDIEESGDFIVNEKEKVVNLTEDGVKKVENFFHIENLADPENLEIQHNIILALRAHNLMFRDQDYVVTQEGEVMIVDEFTGRIMPGRRYSDGLHQAIEAKEHVKVRRESKTLATITFQNLFNKYEKKSGMTGTALTEEKEFRDIYGMDVVEIPTNRPVQRKDLEDAVYKTKQEKYHAVVEAVKEAHATGQPVLVGTITIEVSELLSKMLKKEGIQHKVLNAKYHELEAEIVADAGQHGAVTIATNMAGRGTDIKLDDAAREAGGLKIIGTERHESRRIDNQLRGRSGRQGDPGESRFYISLEDDLMRLFGSERLMSVFNTLGVEDGEQIEHKMLSSAIEKAQKKIEGNNFGIRKNLLEYDQVMNEQREIIYEERRRVLDGESMRDTIYNMMTEYVENMTDRFAAPDADSEEWDLAGLELTLHGEIPMLKMPDAEEVKDMRQKELKHTLKERAVKAYEEKEAEFPEAEQLREMERVVLLKAIDTRWMDHIDDMDQLRQGIGLQAYGQRDPLVEYKMMGYDMFGEMTNSIAETTIRTLFHIRIEQKVEREQVAQATGTNKDDSASHTPKKREEKKVYPNDPCPCGSGKKYKQCCGRK; the protein is encoded by the coding sequence ATGGGTTTAATGGATAAAATTTTCGGGACTCACAGCCAGCACGAGCTGAAGAGAATCTATCCGATCGTGGATCGCATTGAGGCGCTGGAGCCAGAGATGAAAGCACTTTCGGATGCGGAATTAAAGGATAAGACAAGAGAGTTTAAAGAACGTCTCAAAGAGGGAGAGACACTGGATGATATTCTCCCGGAGGCATATGCAGTTGTAAGAGAAGGTGCATATAGAAGTATGGGGATGCGCCATTACCGGGTACAGCTGATCGGCGGTATCATCCTGCATCAGGGACGTATTGCAGAGATGCGTACAGGTGAAGGTAAGACACTGGTATCCACACTTCCGGCATATCTGAATGCGCTGGAAGAAAAAGGAGTTCACATTGTCACAGTCAATGATTATCTGGCAAAGCGTGATGCCGAGTGGATGGGAAAAGTACACGAATTTCTGGGACTGACAGTCGGTGTGGTTCTCAATGATATGGACAATGATGAGCGCCGTGCGGCATATAATTGTGATATTACATATGTAACGAACAACGAACTGGGATTTGATTATCTGAGAGACAACATGGTGATCTACAAGGAACAGCTTGTACAAAGAGGGCTGAACTTTGCGGTTATCGATGAGGTTGACTCTGTATTGATCGATGAAGCCAGAACTCCGCTGATCATTTCCGGACAGAGTAATAAATCTACAAAATTGTATGAGGCATGCGATATTCTGGCACGCCAGCTGGAAAGAGGAGAAGCAAGCGGTGAGTTTTCCAAGATCAATGCGATCATGGGAGAAGATATTGAAGAGTCCGGAGATTTTATTGTCAACGAGAAAGAAAAGGTTGTCAATCTGACAGAAGACGGTGTGAAGAAGGTAGAAAACTTCTTCCATATCGAGAACCTGGCAGATCCGGAGAATCTGGAGATTCAGCACAACATCATTCTGGCGCTGCGTGCGCATAACCTGATGTTCCGCGATCAGGATTACGTGGTGACTCAGGAGGGAGAGGTTATGATCGTGGATGAGTTCACCGGACGTATCATGCCGGGAAGACGGTATTCGGACGGACTGCATCAGGCGATCGAAGCAAAAGAGCATGTGAAGGTCAGAAGAGAGAGCAAGACACTGGCAACTATTACATTCCAGAACCTGTTCAACAAGTATGAGAAGAAGAGCGGTATGACAGGTACTGCCTTGACTGAGGAAAAAGAGTTCCGTGATATTTACGGAATGGACGTTGTAGAGATCCCGACCAACCGTCCGGTTCAGAGAAAAGATCTCGAAGACGCAGTATATAAGACAAAACAGGAAAAATACCACGCAGTCGTTGAAGCCGTGAAAGAAGCGCATGCAACGGGACAGCCGGTCCTGGTTGGTACAATCACGATCGAGGTTTCAGAGCTGCTCAGCAAAATGCTGAAAAAAGAAGGAATTCAGCATAAGGTATTGAATGCCAAGTATCATGAACTGGAAGCAGAAATCGTGGCAGATGCGGGACAGCACGGAGCAGTCACGATTGCGACCAACATGGCCGGACGTGGTACGGATATCAAGCTGGATGATGCTGCAAGAGAGGCCGGAGGTCTTAAGATCATCGGTACAGAGCGTCATGAATCCAGACGTATTGACAACCAGCTGCGCGGACGTTCCGGACGACAGGGAGATCCGGGAGAATCCCGTTTCTATATTTCTCTGGAGGATGATCTGATGCGTCTGTTTGGTTCTGAACGTCTGATGAGTGTATTCAACACACTTGGTGTAGAGGACGGAGAACAGATCGAGCATAAGATGCTCTCCAGTGCGATTGAGAAAGCACAGAAGAAGATCGAGGGCAATAACTTTGGAATCCGTAAGAATCTGCTGGAATACGATCAGGTTATGAATGAGCAGAGAGAGATCATTTATGAGGAAAGACGTCGTGTTCTGGACGGAGAGAGCATGCGAGATACCATCTACAATATGATGACAGAATATGTAGAAAATATGACAGACCGCTTTGCCGCACCGGATGCAGATTCGGAAGAATGGGATCTGGCAGGACTGGAGCTGACACTTCACGGGGAGATTCCGATGCTGAAGATGCCGGATGCAGAGGAAGTCAAGGACATGAGACAGAAAGAGCTCAAGCATACATTGAAAGAGCGTGCTGTAAAAGCATACGAGGAGAAAGAAGCAGAATTCCCGGAAGCAGAGCAGCTGCGTGAGATGGAGCGAGTGGTACTGTTAAAGGCAATCGATACACGCTGGATGGATCACATCGATGATATGGATCAGCTCCGTCAGGGAATCGGTCTGCAGGCATACGGACAGAGAGATCCACTGGTAGAATATAAGATGATGGGATACGATATGTTCGGCGAGATGACCAATTCCATCGCAGAGACGACGATCCGTACCTTATTCCATATCCGGATCGAGCAGAAGGTAGAAAGAGAGCAGGTGGCACAGGCGACCGGAACAAACAAAGATGACAGCGCATCACACACTCCGAAAAAACGGGAAGAGAAAAAGGTTTATCCAAATGATCCATGCCCGTGCGGAAGTGGCAAGAAGTACAAACAGTGCTGCGGAAGAAAATAG
- the hisA gene encoding phosphoribosylformimino-5-aminoimidazole carboxamide ribotide isomerase: MKFRPCIDIHNGKVKQIVGGSLKDEGDMAQTNFTSEQDAAWYAEKYKQDGLKGGHIILLNSRDSEYFEATKAQALLALSVYPGGMQIGGGITAENAEEYLDAGASHVIVTSYIFREGEVDRSRLRRLKEMVGKERIVLDLSCRKKGDEYYIVTNRWQTFTREKLSEELLDEMAQYCDEFLVHGVDVEGKSSGVEGELVELLGRWEGIPVTYAGGIGSMEELEKFKNLGHGKLDFTIGSALDLFGGTIPYKNLLCL; this comes from the coding sequence ATGAAGTTCAGACCTTGTATTGATATACATAACGGAAAAGTAAAACAGATCGTCGGCGGCAGCTTAAAAGATGAAGGCGATATGGCACAGACCAATTTTACTTCAGAACAGGATGCAGCCTGGTATGCAGAAAAATATAAACAGGATGGACTCAAAGGAGGGCATATCATTCTGCTCAATTCCAGAGATTCCGAATATTTTGAGGCAACGAAAGCGCAGGCGCTTCTGGCGCTTTCGGTATATCCGGGAGGGATGCAGATCGGCGGCGGTATCACGGCGGAAAATGCGGAAGAATATCTGGATGCAGGCGCCAGCCATGTGATCGTAACCTCTTATATATTTCGTGAAGGAGAGGTGGATCGCAGCCGTTTGAGACGACTGAAAGAGATGGTCGGAAAAGAGAGGATAGTGCTGGATCTGAGCTGCCGGAAAAAGGGGGATGAATATTACATCGTGACAAACCGGTGGCAGACGTTTACCAGAGAAAAACTGTCAGAAGAATTGCTTGATGAAATGGCGCAGTACTGTGATGAATTTCTGGTACACGGTGTGGATGTGGAAGGAAAATCTTCCGGAGTGGAAGGAGAACTTGTAGAACTGCTTGGCAGATGGGAAGGGATTCCTGTTACTTATGCGGGCGGGATCGGAAGTATGGAAGAACTGGAAAAATTCAAAAATCTTGGACATGGAAAGCTGGATTTTACGATCGGAAGTGCACTGGATCTGTTTGGAGGGACAATTCCTTATAAAAATCTGCTCTGTTTGTAA
- a CDS encoding sigma-70 family RNA polymerase sigma factor, translating into MSKEIERELLEEELDLGAETEDLVPDSVDMTEPLKIYLKEIGRIPLLTAEEELELGRQIAEGDTEARRKMEEANLRLVVAVAKHYAGKGMQFMDLIQEGNIGLMRAVEKFDYTKGSKFSTYAVWWIKEAILRALDSQSREIRVPVRVAQNMNKISKTERKMEQTLGREVAAEEIAKELHMTTEEVERMQSYIKNPVSLETPVGDEENSNLEDFIEDTQEPTPEEAVAALVQKEEVQEMLSTLTEKEQKILRLRYGLEDGNVHTLEETGQILGVTRERIRQLESRALEKLRKSAGPRA; encoded by the coding sequence ATGAGTAAAGAGATAGAAAGGGAACTGTTGGAGGAAGAACTGGATCTGGGAGCAGAAACAGAGGATCTGGTGCCGGATTCGGTGGATATGACGGAACCGTTAAAGATTTATTTAAAAGAGATCGGCAGGATCCCGCTGCTTACAGCAGAGGAAGAACTGGAGCTTGGCAGACAGATCGCAGAAGGAGATACAGAAGCACGACGAAAGATGGAGGAAGCAAATCTGCGTCTGGTGGTTGCGGTGGCAAAGCATTATGCCGGAAAAGGAATGCAGTTTATGGATCTGATCCAGGAAGGTAATATCGGTCTGATGCGTGCAGTGGAAAAATTTGACTACACAAAGGGCAGTAAATTTTCCACCTATGCGGTATGGTGGATCAAAGAAGCCATTCTGCGGGCGCTGGATTCTCAGTCCAGAGAGATTCGTGTGCCGGTCCGTGTGGCTCAGAATATGAATAAGATCAGCAAAACAGAGCGGAAGATGGAACAGACACTCGGGCGTGAAGTGGCAGCAGAGGAGATTGCAAAAGAGCTGCATATGACAACAGAAGAAGTAGAGCGCATGCAGAGCTATATCAAGAATCCGGTTTCTCTGGAGACTCCGGTGGGAGATGAAGAGAACAGCAATCTGGAAGACTTTATTGAAGATACACAGGAGCCGACTCCGGAGGAGGCTGTTGCGGCACTGGTACAGAAAGAAGAAGTGCAGGAGATGCTTTCCACGCTGACAGAAAAAGAGCAGAAAATCTTAAGACTCCGCTACGGTCTGGAGGACGGCAATGTACATACGCTCGAAGAAACCGGACAGATACTCGGCGTGACCAGAGAACGGATCCGTCAGCTGGAGTCAAGAGCATTGGAAAAACTGAGAAAATCAGCAGGACCAAGAGCATAA
- a CDS encoding fructose-bisphosphatase class III, with translation MKELETRYLERLSDLYPTIAAASTEIINLQAILNLPKGTEHFLTDIHGEWEAFSHVLKNGSGAVRSKIEDVFGYTLGKREKQELATLIYYPKEKTEQVKRTEKHMEDWYKIQLYRLIEVSKRAASKYTRSKVRKALPKDFAYVIEELITEKAELHDKESYYNEIIQTIIRIGRAEEFICAIADLIQRLVIDHLHIVGDIYDRGPGPHIIMDKLMTYHSVDIQWGNHDVLWMGAAAGQRGCIANVIRICARYGNLDILEDGYGINLLPLANFALRIYGDDPCTCFRRKGSERLQKAEMEMNLRMHKAISVIQFKVEGKLILQHPEFQMEERALLHRIDYKKGTILLDGKEYPLKDDRFPTIDPAAPYELTEEEEEIMERLEKAFAGCEKLQNHMRFLLAKGGLYKVYNNNLLYHGCVPLREDGSLKEVQLCGKSYRGKSLYDALEGYVRKGFFALDEQEKEQGKNIMWCIWQHPDSPLFGKDKMATFERYFIEAKETHLEKKNPYYELLEKEAVVDEILEEFGLHPEGAHIVNGHVPVKCKNGESPIKCNGKVLVIDGGFSRAYQKETGIAGYTLVYNSYGLVLVAHEPFESKEAAVEKGSDIHSDYMVVKRVTERRLVGNTDIGTELKEQVADLESLLAAYRSGQVIEKL, from the coding sequence TGGGAGGCGTTTTCCCATGTGCTGAAGAATGGATCCGGTGCGGTGCGAAGCAAAATCGAGGATGTATTTGGATATACGCTTGGGAAGCGGGAAAAGCAGGAGCTGGCTACTTTGATCTATTATCCAAAAGAGAAGACAGAGCAGGTAAAGCGGACCGAGAAGCATATGGAAGACTGGTATAAAATTCAGCTGTACCGTCTGATCGAGGTGAGCAAACGGGCAGCCAGTAAGTACACCCGTTCTAAAGTACGCAAGGCACTTCCGAAAGATTTTGCTTATGTCATAGAAGAACTGATCACGGAAAAGGCGGAGCTTCATGACAAGGAATCCTACTATAATGAGATCATTCAGACGATCATCCGGATCGGCAGGGCAGAAGAATTTATCTGTGCGATCGCAGATCTGATCCAGAGGCTTGTGATTGATCATTTACATATTGTCGGTGATATTTATGACAGAGGACCGGGCCCGCATATTATCATGGATAAGCTGATGACCTATCATTCAGTGGATATTCAGTGGGGCAATCATGATGTGCTCTGGATGGGGGCGGCAGCAGGGCAAAGAGGCTGCATTGCCAATGTGATCCGGATCTGTGCCCGTTATGGGAATCTGGATATTCTGGAGGATGGATACGGGATCAATCTTCTGCCTCTGGCGAATTTTGCACTTCGCATTTATGGGGACGACCCCTGTACCTGTTTCAGGCGCAAAGGAAGCGAACGCCTGCAAAAGGCGGAGATGGAGATGAATCTTCGGATGCACAAGGCAATTTCCGTGATACAGTTTAAGGTAGAAGGAAAACTGATTCTTCAGCATCCGGAATTTCAGATGGAAGAACGTGCACTGCTGCACAGGATTGATTATAAAAAAGGCACGATCCTGCTGGATGGAAAAGAATATCCGTTAAAAGATGACAGGTTTCCGACCATTGATCCGGCAGCTCCGTATGAACTGACCGAAGAGGAAGAGGAGATTATGGAACGCCTGGAAAAAGCATTTGCAGGATGTGAAAAGCTGCAGAATCATATGCGGTTTTTGCTTGCAAAAGGTGGATTATACAAGGTGTATAACAACAATCTTTTGTATCACGGATGCGTACCGCTTAGAGAGGACGGATCTTTAAAGGAAGTACAGCTCTGTGGAAAAAGCTACCGTGGGAAAAGTCTGTATGATGCGCTGGAAGGCTATGTAAGAAAAGGCTTTTTCGCGCTGGATGAACAGGAAAAAGAGCAAGGAAAGAATATCATGTGGTGCATCTGGCAGCATCCGGATTCTCCGCTGTTCGGAAAAGACAAGATGGCGACCTTTGAGCGGTATTTTATCGAGGCAAAAGAGACGCATCTGGAGAAAAAGAATCCGTATTACGAACTTCTGGAAAAAGAAGCGGTGGTAGACGAGATTCTGGAAGAGTTCGGACTGCACCCGGAGGGAGCCCACATTGTCAACGGGCACGTTCCTGTAAAATGTAAAAACGGAGAAAGTCCGATCAAGTGTAATGGGAAAGTTCTGGTCATCGATGGAGGTTTTTCCAGGGCGTATCAGAAAGAGACGGGAATTGCAGGGTATACCCTTGTCTACAACTCCTATGGTCTTGTTCTGGTTGCCCATGAGCCTTTTGAGTCGAAAGAGGCTGCGGTGGAAAAGGGAAGCGATATTCATTCGGATTACATGGTAGTGAAACGGGTGACAGAACGCCGTCTCGTTGGAAATACAGATATCGGCACCGAATTAAAAGAGCAGGTAGCAGATCTGGAGTCGCTGCTTGCAGCCTACAGAAGCGGTCAGGTGATTGAGAAACTATAA